A single Xiphias gladius isolate SHS-SW01 ecotype Sanya breed wild chromosome 22, ASM1685928v1, whole genome shotgun sequence DNA region contains:
- the LOC120783647 gene encoding apolipoprotein A-I-like, with protein sequence MKVFLVLAIAVLSGCHANLFYADAPKPQLEVLTDAFWDYIAKATQTADDTLQMIRKSQFGQEVNTRLAESTDIASKYAVTLQEQLPPAAQDLMTKITAEADVLRNVLTQELTSVREKLEPYTDDMKAQIQQRVEQLKQELAPYADSLDSEALRTTLMQKSEELKTSLEQSVKDLQTQLGPYTDDLKQKVDQHLQDFQDSVAPMTEKVQVELSQRANLVKQMVAPYAEDLREKLDPYAQDLQDQLMSLYQSFVSAN encoded by the exons ATGAAGGTGTTCTTGGTACTAGCCATTGCAGTGCTGTCTG GCTGTCACGCCAACCTCTTCTATGCTGATGCACCCAAGCCACAGCTGGAAGTGCTGACTGATGCTTTCTGGGACTACATTGCCAAAGCCACCCAGACAGCTGATGACACCCTCCAGATGATCAGAAAGTCTCAGTTTGGACAGGAAGTAAA TACCCGCCTCGCAGAGAGCACTGACATCGCCAGCAAGTATGCAGTCACCCTGCAGGAGCAGCTTCCCCCTGCAGCCCAGGACCTGATGACCAAGATCACGGCAGAGGCTGACGTACTGAGAAATGTGCTGACCCAGGAGTTGACTTCTGTCAGGGAGAAGCTGGAGCCCTACACCGACGACATGAAGGCCCAGATCCAGCAGAGAGTAGAGCAGCTCAAACAGGAGCTGGCCCCCTACGCAGACTCCCTGGACTCTGAGGCCCTGAGGACCACCCTGATGCAGAAGAGTGAGGAGCTGAAGACCAGCCTGGAGCAGAGTGTGAAGGACCTGCAGACTCAGCTGGGGCCCTACACTGACGACCTGAAGCAGAAGGTGGACCAGCACCTGCAGGACTTCCAGGATAGTGTGGCCCCCATGACCGAGAAGGTCCAGGTTGAGCTAAGTCAGAGAGCCAACCTGGTGAAACAAATGGTGGCTCCCTACGCTGAGGACCTGAGAGAAAAGCTGGACCCCTATGCCCAGGACCTCCAAGACCAGCTCATGTCCCTCTACCAGTCCTTTGTCAGTGCCAACTAA
- the LOC120783648 gene encoding apolipoprotein A-I-like, whose translation MKVLVVLVLAIFSGCHANLFYADAPKPQLEVLTDAFWDYVAKATQTTDDTLQMIKKSQFGQDISARLTESADIASTYAVTLQEQLPPAAQDLIIKVTTEADVLRERINQDLSTVREKLEPYTEGMKAQIQQRVEQLKQELAPYTDSLDSEALRTILLQKSEELRTSLEQSVKDLQTQLGPYTDDLKQKVDQHLQDFKERIAPVTEKVQSELAQRAQQVKEMATPYIAEVREKLDPYAQDLQAHLTSLYESFVKAN comes from the exons ATGAAGGTCCTTGTTGTGCTCGTCCTTGCCATTTTCAGTG GCTGTCACGCCAACCTCTTCTATGCTGATGCACCCAAACCACAGCTGGAAGTGTTGACTGATGCTTTCTGGGACTATGTTGCCAAAGCAACCCAGACAACCGATGACACCCTCCAGATGATCAAGAAGTCTCAGTTTGGACAGGATATCAG TGCCCGACTGACAGAAAGTGCTGACATCGCCAGCACGTACGCAGTCACCCTGCAGGAGCAGCTTCCCCCTGCAGCCCAGGACCTGATCATCAAAGTCACCACAGAGGCTGATGTGCTGAGAGAGCGTATAAACCAAGACCTGAGCACAGTCAGGGAGAAGCTGGAGCCCTACACTGAGGGCATGAAGGCCCAGATCCAGCAGAGAGTAGAGCAGCTCAAACAGGAGCTGGCCCCCTACACAGATTCCCTGGACTCCGAAGCCCTGAGGACCATCCTGTTGCAGAAGAGTGAGGAGCTGAGGACCAGCCTGGAGCAGAGTGTGAAGGACCTGCAGACTCAGCTGGGGCCCTACACTGACGACCTGAAGCAGAAGGTGGACCAGCACCTGCAGGACTTCAAGGAGCGCATTGCCCCCGTGACTGAGAAGGTCCAGAGTGAGCTAGCTCAGAGAGCCCAGCAGGTGAAAGAAATGGCTACCCCCTACATTGCCGAGGTGAGGGAAAAGCTGGACCCCTATGCCCAGGATCTCCAGGCTCATCTCACCTCCCTCTACGAGTCCTTTGTCAAAGCCAACTAA